A stretch of the Spartobacteria bacterium genome encodes the following:
- a CDS encoding DUF2225 domain-containing protein produces MIPRSKKEKEGPKPMVRCKVRCPMCESASYQYKMNTRVYWNREIDVDLQPYNYAMLEHIEADKKYHPPLYYMWYCPECHFTSGYRHFIHPLKDVYVRVEAVRERIADAYQNDRAFRKKVKELSRGIDIENMDFYQGIKLHLLAVVILELIEDVVKQYFLNLGRYCLHLGWLYRDMQSDPDEAVLIQPKLDQLFTDLEDVWPDMPRSEYDALHKAANYYDQTFERSPLVKTVIDEVSILQVIARIYIKLDRSDEAKKLINDSVDRASESKSKIDEKLKQTAEDREVNPTADTAEMVTQSRRLRSLIDDGKQLIQFIADERLARQTDFAKAYIKENKSKGRDALAAILEKKRIDRRVIEKLLPKPKKKGFFSW; encoded by the coding sequence ATGATTCCGCGTTCGAAAAAAGAGAAAGAGGGTCCGAAGCCCATGGTTCGTTGCAAGGTTCGCTGTCCTATGTGCGAATCAGCCAGCTACCAGTACAAAATGAATACCCGAGTTTACTGGAATCGGGAAATCGATGTGGATCTGCAACCCTACAATTATGCGATGCTGGAGCATATTGAGGCCGATAAAAAGTATCATCCGCCGCTGTATTACATGTGGTACTGTCCGGAATGCCATTTCACGTCGGGCTATCGGCATTTTATCCATCCGTTAAAAGATGTGTATGTGCGAGTTGAAGCGGTGCGCGAGCGTATTGCGGATGCGTATCAGAATGACCGCGCTTTCCGGAAAAAGGTAAAAGAGCTTAGCCGCGGCATCGATATTGAAAACATGGATTTCTATCAGGGGATCAAGCTGCATTTGCTGGCCGTGGTGATTTTGGAATTGATTGAGGATGTGGTTAAGCAGTATTTTTTAAATCTGGGTCGCTATTGCCTTCATCTAGGCTGGCTCTATCGGGATATGCAGAGTGATCCCGACGAGGCGGTACTCATTCAGCCAAAACTTGATCAGCTTTTTACAGATTTAGAAGATGTCTGGCCGGACATGCCTCGCAGTGAATATGATGCCCTGCACAAGGCCGCTAATTACTATGATCAGACCTTTGAGCGCTCCCCGCTGGTTAAGACGGTGATTGATGAAGTGTCTATCCTACAAGTGATTGCCCGTATTTATATTAAGCTGGATCGCAGCGACGAGGCGAAAAAACTGATCAATGACAGTGTCGACCGCGCGTCTGAATCCAAGAGTAAAATTGATGAAAAACTGAAACAGACCGCAGAAGATCGGGAAGTGAATCCCACGGCGGATACGGCGGAGATGGTGACGCAAAGTCGTCGGCTTCGCAGTCTGATTGATGACGGCAAGCAGTTGATACAGTTTATTGCAGACGAACGGCTGGCGCGACAGACCGATTTTGCAAAGGCCTATATCAAAGAAAACAAAAGCAAGGGTCGGGATGCCTTGGCCGCGATTTTAGAAAAGAAAAGAATCGATCGTCGTGTTATTGAAAAATTGTTGCCGAAACCGAAGAAAAAGGGATTTTTCTCCTGGTAA